GTGATTCCCCTTGAATAGGTTTTCTGGTTCAAAAGCACAAAGTCAACACAAGGACATCTGATAATGCAAGGGCAGCTTCCACAATAATGCCAAGCACAAGAGAATTATATTTCTTTTCCAGTTTATTTGTTGGTATCAAATAAAAGAATTTATACTACAAGTAAATTCTTTGTTAAGGCTTTTATAAAATAGTTGAAGAACTATTTCATCTGGCAAGATCAATTTGAAACCTTACTGCATGATTAGTAAAATAATGCTCAAAGTTCACAACTTTAATCTGCAATTGCACCACGAAATAGTCCATATATCCAAGGTTATACAGTACagtgcacacacacacacatgcacagagagagggagagagagagagagaagatgtTAGCCTGATAGCCACAGAAATTGGATCAGAAAAGATGCCAACAACCCCCCCCCCTTCCGGGGTTCTTTTGGTACAATGCAGATCTGGAAGATTAAAACTTTCAAGATCCTTAGCATGTCTAGTCAAAAATTTTGGGACAATGTCCCAACTTGCAGGTCTCGGGAACTACAAGTTGAATGTGTAGGCATACCAGGGTCAATGGGTGTCAAATCAGATACCAAAAATCAGTCCGAGCTTGTAAAACATGGCCATTCTTCTAAGATGAAAAGAATCAGAAGTCCACCATTGTTGAACAGCTCAAGTAAATTTAAAATGTAGAAAACTATTCCATATAATGCATGGTTCATAAAAGTAAATGAGAGTTGATAATCAGTAACTTGTACCTCTTTATTACTTTCCGAAGCTTCTTGTATGCACATTGACTGAACTTGGCTTAGTTTAAAAAGCtggcaaaaatgaaaagaaaataaaacgaTTCACGCTTCAAGAGAATTGCAAGCAAGTCTCAACAGTCAGATGACATTACTACAAATGTTAAAGTTTTAGGCTTTTCACCaatccctttttccttttctattgCCTTAATTAACTTCTATTTGCAATTTCTCAAGATAAAAATTGATGAAGGAAAACAGCATCACACAAATTCCTTAAGATCTATCGCAAAAACACCTCCGACTTTTACTCTAACAGACCATGGAACGAGTTAGCAAAACAGGACATCTACAGCTCTAAGCTACTTAAATAGACATtaaacttaaacaaaaaaaatataaacttTACACCTTCTTTCAAAATCTTAGTAGCATTGTTGCCTTCGATGAAAGGACATTCCTCGAGTTATAAATCTTTTTTTAACCATAACATCCAAAAACCATAAAATACTTTAAAAAGATGTCCTTTTTTCCCAGCTAAAACTTCCAAACTTTAAATTGCAAAATAATATTTCACACACACAAAACAAACAATACAATCTCTCTCTATTAATGAAACATCCTAAATGTGCGACTTGCACTCCCCAAGCTATATCTCAAATATAGAATTTACACGAATAtaaaggaaaaccaaaaaaacTTGCCTGAGTGCAACGAAGATCAAAATGAGGCAATAAATTAGATTCAGAATCTTCACCAAACCGAAGCTCCGCCACTCCATTATTCAACCTAAACCGCCCAATCACGGGAGAAGAACTCGAAGACGATGACGCCGGTACCTCCGTTATTGAAGCCACATTAAATTCTTCGTTTTTTACTAGCTCTTTCCCCTCTTCTACAACAGGAACCTCCATTTTTCAATTTCTCTAAAATTCGGAGCTTTATTGGAATTAGTTCTGTATGAATAAGAATTGGGGGGTGTTCGTGTGTGTACAAATGTGTATACGTATATATCCGTATGTATAGGATGACAGAGAAAATCTAGGGTTTAAGAGAAGACTGACTGACTGACAGAAGGTGACAAAGTAGTGGGGCGGTTCTAGTGCCGCAACAGCTTTCTTGTACTGGAACTCTACCACCTTGTTTAGGACTAgtgtcttttttctttttcttttttatttaatcaGACACGATAGATTTTATTCTACATCTATTTCTACTGTATTCTAAGAGTCTATATTAGAAAAAATGAGGGATCTAAAAGGGTTAAGAGGGAACCTAACGAGACTGGACCACCACCAGTAGATTCTACTCTGTATCTACACTTACTTCTACTTTATACTAGGAGTTTATACTAGAAGTCCCACTCTGGGAGGAAGGAAGGATTCAAAGGAGTTAAGAGGAAATTCGAAGGAACTGAACCAACACCGGTTTAGACGGATATCTATATTTCTACCCTATACTGGGAGTCCTACTTTATACTAGGAGAAAGGAATGATCCAAAAGGGTCAAGGGAAAAATCTGGGGGAGTAAACCACTATCGATCTAAATGGATATCTATACACCCGCTGGTAaaatattttaagaaaattcTAAATTTAAAATGCAGGCCAGGGGTATGATTTCTTGACCTACGTTCAAGTCAAACCTTAAGCCTCTCTTGATAGCCAACTACTCTAAAGTAATTGATTATTTAAGACTAGTGTCTAAggcacacacgttcacatatgCAACTAATGAAAGTAATTTGTGTTTGaatatatttgaaattattattttcacaaaaaagTAGTTTTATGTTGTAATGGTaaatatgtagaaaattcactaaaataaaatatataaaaaataataattatttattgATAATTCATATAACCATAATTGATAGTTGCTAATAAAAATTAAGgttcattaaataatatattcAATCAAAAATCCGATCACTTTTCCCTATAGATAGCAATAGGGTGTATTAGCAAAAAAAAGGGTTTAGCTTTACTGCTAATTCGCAGTATTTCTTGTATAAGATTGTAATTAATTAATTGTTTACAAGAAAATTCGGACATCTTAGCATACGCTTTAGAACTAAATTCTCTGTTGGTGCTTTTCTTGTTTCAACGCACGGCAGTTTATCGTTTTTGCTTTTCAAAGGTATACTTCTGAATAGTGTGGCGTAGTGTAGGTTCATCATACAGATTAAGTCATCCCAATCAATCTTATAGGAGCAGAAAGTACAAAAGCAAAGTTGTAGATTATACCAATCGCAACAAAAAAGTTAGTGCTTATGGAATATATTAGGGGGCATGCAATGGAAAAAGCATGGCGCTTTAACAGAGCATAACTTGAACCAGTGATCTTCCTTTTGAAGCAGTGTACTCATGATGAATCCCGTGGAATTGGATCCTCAAAGCTTGTTTCAAGCTGTGATTATGGATCCTCGTGCTGGTTAAgtcttttttttaatcttatCAGTCAAAACAAAACAGATTAGTTCATTGTCTAGGCAAATGGACTCATCATCATTCACACACATTTTCGGTATCAGTCAATAACATTTTACAACTACAAGCTACCCACGAAGTGCTTGCAATCAAACTTCGTGGTGGTTTCCCGAGTGTTctaacaaacaaaagaaaagactgAAATCACAGCAGCAAGAAGCTAAACCATGATTCATCTTTTCTCCATCTGTCGGCCGCATTGtaaaaagacaaaaaggaaaagggccAAAAGATAAAAAGTGAACTAAAATAAATCCATAAACCACTCAGTTTTCTATCTGACTTCAACCAGTTTATCACATCACCAAAGGCCAACTGGCACCTGACCTTTGGCTCATGGCGTATCATCAGCTTCAGCAATTGCATTCATTATTTCGCGTCGCCCATGCTCTAAGACCACGGAGCCTGATCTTATCAAACGTGGCCATTATTCCTAGTGCCGCAAAGAACAAAAATTATACTATGTTGCTTCAGCACAGAAACTCTTCTGGAGTAACCTTTTccattcaacttcaaaaagcGAATACTACTGTGTATTTGTCACTGTTTTCTCGATGTTAGTCAGGTAGCAGTGCTACTAGGTTTCAAGCTTATGCTTAACAATCCAAGGAAATGGGGCAGGAACGGTTATCAGTGACAACCGTTCATGAAGGTTCACGGTCACGATGTGGCCTTAAAAATTTGTGCGGCTCAGATTACAccatgtaactcgattttcacgtcATGTGTGGGATCCACAAAAAAGTGTTGTAAAATTACGTTGTGTGCAAAGTAAGTTACATCGTGTACAATGAAAGTTACGCGCGCCGTGGAAAATGAATACAACCCGCACAAACGGTTGCAGTCCACAATCCATAATTCTTACGTCCTTGATACTCGTGCATCTATGCGCACTATGCAAATTTCAAGCCTCAAACTCTTTGAGAGTTAAGCCAACATAACAGCTTAGTCCATCAAGGTATTATCGGTTACCGCATCACATGCTGATCAACGACATAGCATATTGCTGCAATTACCCATTTGCAGTGAATCATAAGGATCAGAGAAAGTCTACAACCATGTCAGATACTGACTATCACACTGTTTAGAATTCTGTTCCATTTTATTCCAATAACAAACAACAGGCATACATACATACAGCAGAAACAGGTCCATTTGTTAGCCAAGCACCTTCTCTCCAGCCTTCAGCTGTTGTGTAACAGTTGCACGTTAAATGAACTAAGCCATAATTCTAATCCAAATATCAAGACAAGGAAGAAAGAACCAAAATCAGGAACACATTTGAGACGTTCAATCGGCTGATATTCTGTCTCCATTTACAGATCCAATTCAATTTCAAAGATTTAGAAAGTCAGTCAATAAATATTAGGAATGCCAGAACACTATTTGCAGCAGAGACAGACACCTTAAAAATCGTCAACAAAGTTTCAGAAATAAGCTTGACAAACGTAACAGGTTGATCTCAAACTGCTTCCAATATGGACATTGCCCCGTCAATTCACCAAATTTTGTTAGCCTATTGTCACTAATTGATTCAGAAACCAATCTTTTCagcaaaagttgttcaagatgAATTTGATGGTGTCTCTGTTCCCTTAAAATTGATATCAATATCAAAACTCTACCTTACATCCAACATATTCTGGGCAATACCCAACTTGAAAACTCTACCTAATACAGACGTTCCAGCACTCAGGCAAGTTCAGGAGCAGCAGGAAAAGTTTATCGAAATAACAGATGGTGGAAAAGCAGAAAACGACATGCCTTGAAGTCATTAGGAGTCCAGCCTACTAATAGCTGAGAAGAAATGAAGTCCATCCACCAATCTTCTCACATTCTCCCTCTTATGGAACTATTACAACATGCATATACATAACTGCATCCAGTGTTGGAATTATGCTAATTAACCAGTAGTATTGAACTTGCAGCCATAAATGAATATATAGAACAAAGTATTACCAAATTACCTATAGAAAACTGGTGTATTCACAGAGCAGTTGATTCAAATATCACAAGCTTCTGTTACAAACCTTAGGCAACTTGTGTGTGCCGCAATATTTTGTCAACTTAATCCTGTCATGTCATCATACTAGACAGTGGCTTATTGGGGATGTTCAATCACATACTTCACAAGTTTAAAGCCTTACATTGCTAGGGCTAAGGTATAATATGACAGAAACTCAAAACACTTGAAAGATGTAATGTGCCATCGTATGACAAGCGTATTTCACAACTTTCTGCTACTAGAAACACCCAAATGAATCGGATAATAGACAATTGACAGACAACCAAAACATATTAATGGTTTAGATTATGCTAAGGAACCAAATATAGACAAGCAACCAAATTCTATAAAAAGGAGTACATTACTATGAATCGCGCTCACCACTTAATGATGGACTAAATTCCATAAGTGCAAGTTGATCAACTATTGGACTACATTCAGTGATCCATTAAACGCACTGTCCAGGAAACAGAAAATGCAACCCAGAAGACGCATTTCCTTAGATATTGCATTAATTGAAGTATACTGCCAAAGTTAACAGCTAATACAAATTCTGACTATGCTTTCATTAAGACTATTTCACATAAAGATTGCGACAAATAAAGGAATACAAGAACCAGAGCTCTAGACGAGTGATAGACaacaacaaaatacaaaatgacATGTATTATGATTAACAGtcccccaaaaaacaaaaataaggcAGATAGGGCAACCTAATCTTGATTCCAAATCCACCCCTCCAATGCGCACCTAAGAAGCAGAAACCTTAACAGCTTTAAATGCAGGGTGAAGTAGCCCAAgctcatcttgcacttcaagaGGATTACTTGTCTCATTCCGTGTCCTTTTGACTTTCCGACTAGCAAGTGACTTGTGAGTGAATCCATACATCTGAAGAATCTGATTGTCTGCAAAATTATGTGCACGATCCATCTGCTTCAAACACCTCTCAACTGAATAATCCCCAAACTTTCCACAAGGCTTGCAACCGACAAAGTGAGTCACAAGTGGCCACCGATGATCGCCCAGACCAGGATGATAATTCTCAATCATTTCCTCGTATCGATCCACTAAAATTCCCCAATAACCGTGCAAATAATAAGCACTCTCAAGGTACACCTTCTCGGCCCACTTCTCCCTCTGAGTTGTCAATATATAAACCATAGCAGACTGATCATCAGCTTCAAAAACCGGTCTATCCTTAAGCTCCCTAGTCAGAAGCTCTCCAGCTTCATCCCTTATCTTGCCTTTAGGACCCATAGGTGCCCAAGTATCAAGAATATCCAAAGACCATTGACAGTTCCTCAACAAAAAGCTACCAGTATTCAGCCCAATCCAATTCCTCTGGTCATAAATCATTTCATTCCACCCGTGCATCACGAAATTATGATCCTTATACCTCTCCCATGGCAATTCAAACGCCATATCCGTAAACATAGCATCACTATCCATCCACCAGATAAACTCAACCTCAGGATGCGAAAGCAAAAGCTTCCTGAGCAATGGCAATTTCGCCCAAAACCCAGACATCTCCGCATCAAGCAGGGCAAAATTATAGAAAATCTCAATCCCATGTAGCCTACAATAATCGATCTTATTCTTTATCGATTTCAACAAGTAATGATCCCCAACAGGATTCTCACAGGGCTTAGGCGACGAACCAGTAACCAACAACACCCTAGGCTTATTGGGTGCTACAAAATTCCGAAAGTTGGGATTTTTCTTCAGCCATTCAGCTCTCTGCTGATCCCAATTCGATATTTTCGGGCCCAAACTATAGGGCTGATTGGGATCTCTCTTGTACACTACCTCATCACCGTCATCTTCATCAGCGATTATCCTTTTAATATCGAAATCAGCATAACTATTGGTATCAGAAGCACCATTGTCCGTGGCAGTAAAGGTTTGCCGGGCT
This Coffea arabica cultivar ET-39 chromosome 3e, Coffea Arabica ET-39 HiFi, whole genome shotgun sequence DNA region includes the following protein-coding sequences:
- the LOC113738109 gene encoding xyloglucan 6-xylosyltransferase 2-like codes for the protein MLERCLSPRRARQMQRLLRNGKLTLLCLFLTVIVLRANLGAGKFGTPEQDLNDIRETFSYIRRRAEPRRVLEEARQTFTATDNGASDTNSYADFDIKRIIADEDDGDEVVYKRDPNQPYSLGPKISNWDQQRAEWLKKNPNFRNFVAPNKPRVLLVTGSSPKPCENPVGDHYLLKSIKNKIDYCRLHGIEIFYNFALLDAEMSGFWAKLPLLRKLLLSHPEVEFIWWMDSDAMFTDMAFELPWERYKDHNFVMHGWNEMIYDQRNWIGLNTGSFLLRNCQWSLDILDTWAPMGPKGKIRDEAGELLTRELKDRPVFEADDQSAMVYILTTQREKWAEKVYLESAYYLHGYWGILVDRYEEMIENYHPGLGDHRWPLVTHFVGCKPCGKFGDYSVERCLKQMDRAHNFADNQILQMYGFTHKSLASRKVKRTRNETSNPLEVQDELGLLHPAFKAVKVSAS